A genomic region of Brevibacillus sp. JNUCC-41 contains the following coding sequences:
- a CDS encoding acetyl-CoA C-acetyltransferase yields the protein MREVVIVGAARTPVGSFGGSLANVSAVDLGVVAAKEAIKRANISADMIDEVLVGNILSAGLGQNVARQVAIHAGIPETTPAMAINKLCGSGLRTVIMGAQFIALGDADVILAGGIESMSNAPYLLPNYRFGQKMGNAEAVDSMTYDALTDVFNQYHMGVTAENIAEQWGISREKQDEFALDSQRKAEKAQLEGRFADEIVPVEYKRRGKTILVDQDEHPRHGLTIDQLAKLRPAFKENGTVTAGNASGINDGGAMLVLMSKEKADELGLEALATIKSYANAALDPKIMGYGPVPATRKALAKAGLTIDDLDLMEVNEAFAAQSLAVLKDLKLNPEKVNVNGGAIALGHPVGASGARILVTLLYEMKLRDAKTGLATLCIGGGQGTALIVER from the coding sequence ATGAGAGAAGTAGTGATTGTGGGGGCAGCAAGAACACCAGTTGGTTCTTTTGGAGGCAGTCTTGCCAATGTGTCGGCGGTTGACTTGGGAGTTGTGGCTGCCAAGGAAGCGATTAAGCGGGCGAATATCTCGGCTGACATGATTGATGAGGTATTAGTAGGGAATATTCTATCTGCTGGATTAGGGCAAAATGTGGCACGTCAGGTTGCGATTCATGCAGGGATTCCGGAAACAACGCCGGCCATGGCCATAAATAAACTTTGCGGATCTGGCCTCCGGACGGTAATAATGGGCGCACAATTCATTGCCCTTGGCGATGCTGATGTGATTCTTGCCGGGGGGATTGAAAGCATGAGCAATGCTCCATATTTACTTCCGAATTATCGTTTTGGACAGAAAATGGGGAATGCCGAAGCAGTCGATTCCATGACATATGATGCCTTGACGGATGTTTTTAATCAATATCATATGGGCGTGACTGCGGAGAATATCGCCGAGCAGTGGGGAATCAGCCGTGAAAAGCAGGACGAATTTGCTTTAGATAGCCAACGGAAGGCTGAAAAGGCACAGCTTGAAGGACGATTTGCAGATGAAATCGTACCTGTTGAATATAAACGCAGAGGAAAGACGATCTTGGTGGACCAAGATGAACACCCGCGTCATGGGCTGACAATCGACCAGCTAGCGAAGCTGCGTCCTGCTTTTAAGGAAAATGGGACGGTTACGGCAGGAAATGCATCCGGAATCAATGATGGGGGTGCGATGTTAGTCCTGATGTCTAAGGAAAAAGCGGACGAGCTGGGACTGGAAGCATTAGCGACAATTAAGTCATATGCAAATGCTGCGCTTGATCCGAAAATCATGGGATACGGTCCTGTGCCTGCGACAAGGAAGGCTTTGGCAAAAGCGGGATTGACAATAGATGATCTTGATTTGATGGAAGTGAATGAAGCCTTTGCGGCACAATCACTCGCCGTGCTTAAAGACCTTAAACTGAATCCCGAGAAAGTGAATGTAAATGGCGGTGCAATAGCTCTGGGTCATCCGGTAGGTGCTTCCGGTGCCCGAATCTTAGTGACTTTATTGTATGAAATGAAGCTTAGGGATGCAAAAACCGGCCTTGCCACATTATGTATCGGTGGCGGACAGGGAACTGCGCTGATTGTGGAACGGTAA
- a CDS encoding 3-hydroxyacyl-CoA dehydrogenase family protein, producing the protein MIKKITIIGSGVMGSGIAQSFAVSGYSVTINDIKEELLHHAQNRISENLSLLIEEGALTDQEKQDALANITYSVDLEGAVRDADFIIEAIPEVIELKLNLYQQMEGIIKPDAIVASNTSTFPISQLMEKASFADRMVITHFFNPGHLVPLVEVVQHDETKPEIVKTTMDLMRKIGKSPILLKKEIAGFIANRLQTALMREAFYLLKEGVADAEDIDTAITAGPGFRWAFTGPIEIADFGGLDTWQRVFDNVSPVLDQSKEAPDLIRDLVAKGKLGTKSGEGIFTYEGSAVSQKINERDRNFIKLGKLKMEKEEVL; encoded by the coding sequence ATGATTAAAAAAATAACCATTATCGGTTCAGGTGTAATGGGGAGCGGGATCGCTCAGTCTTTTGCAGTTAGCGGGTATTCCGTCACCATTAACGATATAAAGGAAGAGTTGCTACACCATGCCCAAAATCGGATTTCTGAGAATCTATCACTGCTCATTGAGGAAGGGGCATTGACTGATCAGGAAAAGCAAGATGCTTTAGCGAATATTACGTATAGCGTAGATTTGGAAGGGGCTGTAAGGGATGCTGACTTTATCATTGAGGCGATTCCGGAAGTCATTGAGCTGAAGTTGAATCTATATCAGCAAATGGAGGGAATAATCAAACCGGATGCCATTGTTGCTTCAAATACATCGACCTTTCCGATTTCTCAATTGATGGAGAAGGCCTCGTTTGCCGACAGAATGGTCATCACGCATTTCTTTAATCCTGGCCATTTGGTTCCGTTGGTTGAAGTTGTTCAGCATGACGAAACAAAGCCTGAAATCGTCAAGACAACAATGGATTTAATGCGTAAAATCGGCAAGTCTCCGATTCTCTTGAAAAAAGAAATAGCAGGATTCATCGCCAATCGTCTCCAGACTGCCTTGATGCGGGAAGCCTTTTATCTATTGAAAGAGGGCGTTGCCGATGCTGAGGATATCGATACGGCGATAACGGCTGGACCAGGTTTTCGATGGGCATTTACTGGGCCGATCGAGATTGCAGATTTTGGCGGATTGGATACATGGCAGCGCGTTTTTGATAATGTTTCACCGGTATTGGATCAAAGTAAGGAAGCCCCTGATTTGATTCGTGATTTGGTAGCTAAGGGAAAGCTTGGGACGAAGTCGGGAGAAGGGATTTTTACGTATGAAGGATCTGCCGTGTCTCAGAAAATCAATGAGAGGGACCGTAATTTTATTAAACTGGGAAAATTAAAAATGGAGAAGGAGGAAGTATTATGA
- a CDS encoding 3-hydroxybutyrate dehydrogenase, which translates to MVKDKVAIITGSARGIGFEIGKIFAENGAKVVLSDLDQNTVEKAALDLRNKGLDVIGLKADVTSEEDIIQLIKQAKDKYGRIDIFINNAGLQHVAPIEEFPTEKFELMIKIMLTAPFISIKNVLPIMKEQGFGRIINISSINGLIGFANKAAYNSAKHGVIGLTKVAALESASFGITVNALCPGYVDTPLVRGQLEDLAKTRQVPLESVLEDVIYPLVPQNRLLDVSEIADYAIFLASDKARGITGQAVVLDGGYTAQ; encoded by the coding sequence ATGGTTAAAGATAAAGTGGCGATCATTACCGGATCCGCTAGAGGAATCGGTTTTGAGATCGGAAAGATATTCGCGGAAAATGGCGCAAAGGTCGTTTTGTCCGACCTTGATCAAAACACAGTTGAAAAAGCTGCTTTAGACCTGAGGAACAAAGGCTTGGATGTTATCGGCCTAAAAGCGGACGTAACAAGTGAAGAGGATATTATCCAACTAATCAAACAAGCTAAAGACAAATACGGACGAATAGATATTTTCATCAATAACGCAGGCCTTCAGCATGTTGCTCCAATCGAGGAGTTTCCAACTGAAAAATTCGAACTGATGATCAAAATCATGCTGACCGCGCCATTCATTTCAATAAAGAACGTTTTGCCGATCATGAAAGAACAAGGCTTCGGCAGAATCATCAATATCTCTTCCATTAACGGCCTGATTGGATTTGCCAACAAAGCAGCGTACAATAGTGCCAAACACGGTGTAATCGGTTTAACGAAAGTCGCCGCCTTGGAAAGCGCCTCTTTTGGCATTACCGTCAATGCCCTTTGCCCAGGATATGTAGACACACCTCTCGTCCGCGGACAATTGGAGGATTTGGCGAAAACAAGACAAGTACCGCTAGAAAGCGTTTTGGAAGATGTCATCTATCCACTTGTCCCACAAAACCGCTTACTCGATGTAAGTGAAATTGCCGACTATGCCATTTTCCTCGCAAGCGACAAAGCACGGGGCATCACAGGCCAGGCAGTCGTGTTAGATGGCGGATATACAGCTCAATAA
- a CDS encoding alpha/beta fold hydrolase, with protein MSEQILKINKVDICTESFGNPKDPAVLLIMGAMSSLDWWDDDFCLRLADSGRFVIRYDHRDLGRSVSYEPGTSNYTITDMADDAAGVLDAYSIEQASIVGMSLGGLIGQILALRYPERVTTLTLIASSVFGTVMEKLPPMDQSILDHHAKSASMDWSNREAVIAFLADGWKTLAGSKPYEQERMYKLAQREADRAKQLPSRFNHALLAGGDEYFDRMGEISVPVLIIHGTEDPALPYEHGLALAKAIPHAELVTLDGSGHEIHSEDWDQIIDSIIKLTSR; from the coding sequence ATGAGTGAACAGATACTGAAAATAAATAAAGTGGATATATGTACAGAAAGTTTTGGAAACCCAAAGGACCCTGCTGTGCTTTTGATCATGGGAGCGATGTCTTCATTAGATTGGTGGGATGATGACTTCTGTCTCCGCCTCGCTGATTCGGGGAGGTTTGTCATTCGGTACGATCATCGGGATCTCGGACGATCTGTCAGTTATGAACCCGGTACCTCCAACTATACAATAACGGACATGGCTGACGATGCCGCGGGTGTTCTGGACGCTTATTCCATAGAGCAGGCGTCTATCGTCGGGATGTCCCTAGGCGGTTTGATCGGCCAGATTCTCGCTTTAAGATATCCGGAACGCGTAACTACGCTTACGCTAATTGCATCAAGTGTGTTCGGGACTGTAATGGAAAAACTCCCCCCAATGGACCAAAGCATATTGGATCATCATGCGAAGAGTGCATCCATGGATTGGTCAAATCGGGAGGCGGTCATCGCTTTTCTTGCGGATGGATGGAAAACTTTAGCCGGTTCCAAACCTTACGAGCAGGAAAGAATGTATAAACTGGCACAAAGGGAGGCGGACCGCGCCAAACAACTGCCGAGCAGATTCAATCATGCTTTGCTTGCTGGCGGGGACGAATATTTTGATAGAATGGGTGAGATATCCGTACCTGTCCTCATTATTCATGGCACAGAAGATCCAGCCTTGCCATACGAGCATGGGCTTGCCCTTGCAAAAGCCATCCCTCATGCAGAATTAGTGACTCTTGATGGATCGGGGCATGAGATTCATAGTGAAGATTGGGATCAAATTATCGATTCAATCATTAAGCTAACTTCGCGATAA
- a CDS encoding YjcZ family sporulation protein encodes MFLLSNCGHESSCCNDGVGFGGGFAFIVVLFILLVIVGAACFGGGYGGGYGGGYGGGYGSFC; translated from the coding sequence ATGTTTCTATTGTCAAATTGTGGTCATGAATCAAGTTGTTGTAATGATGGTGTTGGATTTGGTGGCGGCTTCGCTTTTATAGTCGTTTTGTTTATACTCTTAGTCATCGTTGGAGCTGCTTGTTTCGGCGGAGGTTACGGCGGCGGGTACGGCGGCGGATACGGCGGCGGATACGGCAGTTTCTGCTAA
- a CDS encoding helix-turn-helix domain-containing protein, with protein sequence MDKILYQLAIDSKKNNEAIETVLKFYTPKINKTLLQTSLQNRNDLEQELRLKLVKMIKMYDLDEIVGFWGFYEKVKK encoded by the coding sequence ATGGACAAGATTTTGTATCAATTAGCAATCGATTCAAAAAAAAATAACGAAGCTATTGAAACGGTATTAAAGTTTTACACACCCAAAATTAATAAAACTCTACTACAAACGAGTTTACAGAACAGAAACGACTTAGAACAAGAACTACGTCTTAAATTGGTAAAAATGATAAAAATGTATGACCTGGATGAGATAGTTGGCTTTTGGGGGTTTTACGAAAAAGTAAAAAAATAA
- a CDS encoding thioredoxin family protein, whose amino-acid sequence MGSAKSSAALISLDTPKLEKYIKEKENFWVYIGRPTCDECDKFSPVLNEVLKENNIQVYYYNTDKEREENEKEMVNQINKLGVKTVPTMINFKKGKVIKTVNGYQNKASLEKLLKD is encoded by the coding sequence ATGGGATCAGCTAAGTCTTCAGCTGCCCTTATCTCTTTAGATACCCCAAAACTTGAAAAATATATAAAAGAAAAGGAAAATTTCTGGGTATATATTGGGAGGCCAACTTGTGATGAGTGTGATAAATTTTCTCCTGTTTTGAATGAAGTTCTTAAAGAAAATAATATCCAGGTTTATTATTACAACACAGATAAAGAAAGAGAAGAAAACGAAAAAGAAATGGTTAATCAGATTAATAAATTAGGAGTTAAAACAGTCCCTACTATGATTAATTTTAAAAAAGGGAAAGTTATAAAAACTGTTAACGGTTATCAAAATAAGGCTAGCCTAGAAAAACTACTAAAAGATTAG
- a CDS encoding SRPBCC family protein, with the protein MPVIEHQLFIKAPVHLCFDLKRSVDIHTKTTAKTKEVAVDGVTEGLLEEGDTVTWEAIHFGIKQRLKAQVTLMEKPNKFVDIMVKGAFHSFVHTHQFIEESGGTIMMDKFQYESPFGPIGVLADKLFLEKYMREFIISRAKELKKIAENMH; encoded by the coding sequence ATGCCTGTTATTGAACATCAACTATTTATTAAAGCACCAGTTCACTTATGTTTTGACCTTAAGAGGAGCGTGGATATCCATACCAAAACGACAGCGAAAACAAAGGAAGTTGCTGTTGATGGTGTGACAGAAGGGCTATTAGAGGAGGGGGATACTGTAACATGGGAAGCCATTCACTTTGGTATTAAACAAAGGCTGAAAGCCCAAGTGACATTAATGGAAAAGCCAAATAAGTTTGTGGATATTATGGTGAAGGGAGCCTTCCATTCCTTCGTGCACACACATCAGTTCATAGAAGAATCAGGCGGAACTATAATGATGGATAAATTTCAATATGAATCACCGTTCGGTCCAATTGGAGTTTTAGCTGATAAGTTGTTTTTAGAGAAGTATATGAGAGAATTTATCATTTCTCGTGCAAAGGAACTGAAAAAGATTGCCGAGAATATGCACTAA
- a CDS encoding AraC family transcriptional regulator codes for MDLLKNMNGAIKFIEENLTNEIDFKEVSRIAYCSEYHFKRMFSFLAGISLSEYIRRRRLTLAAFELRDNNIKVIDIAIKYGYSSPDSFARAFQHLHGITPSEARSNGHSLKAYPPMSFQLSIKGGSEMNYRIEEKEAFHIIGIKKRVPIIFNGVNPGIASMWKSLDEKTINELKNLSNVEPLGLLSASVNFSEGRMEEKGELDHYIGAATTRECPDNLTQLEVDASTWAVFEAVGPFPETLQNVWGRIYSEWFPSSNYEQREGPEILWNENKDMTSPTFRSEIWIPVLKK; via the coding sequence ATGGATTTGCTGAAAAATATGAATGGTGCCATTAAATTCATTGAAGAAAATCTTACGAATGAAATTGACTTTAAAGAAGTTTCAAGAATAGCTTATTGCTCGGAATATCATTTTAAAAGGATGTTTTCCTTCCTTGCAGGTATCTCACTATCCGAATATATCCGCCGAAGACGTCTTACACTTGCAGCGTTTGAGCTAAGGGATAACAACATAAAGGTCATAGATATAGCGATAAAGTACGGATACAGCTCACCTGACTCTTTTGCAAGAGCGTTTCAACATTTGCATGGTATCACACCATCAGAAGCGAGAAGTAATGGTCATTCACTTAAAGCCTATCCACCGATGTCCTTCCAATTATCCATTAAAGGAGGCAGTGAGATGAACTATCGAATTGAAGAAAAAGAGGCATTTCACATTATTGGAATTAAAAAAAGAGTTCCAATCATTTTTAACGGGGTTAATCCAGGGATTGCATCTATGTGGAAAAGCTTAGACGAGAAAACGATAAATGAACTTAAAAACCTATCGAATGTCGAGCCATTGGGGCTGCTTAGTGCATCTGTGAATTTTTCAGAAGGCCGCATGGAGGAAAAAGGGGAGCTTGATCATTATATCGGTGCAGCGACAACGAGGGAGTGTCCAGATAACTTAACACAGCTTGAAGTTGATGCATCTACATGGGCAGTATTCGAAGCGGTAGGTCCCTTTCCTGAAACACTGCAAAATGTATGGGGACGTATTTATTCCGAATGGTTTCCATCCTCAAACTATGAACAAAGGGAAGGACCGGAAATCCTTTGGAATGAAAATAAAGATATGACCTCACCAACATTTAGAAGTGAAATATGGATCCCCGTTTTGAAAAAGTAA
- a CDS encoding GNAT family N-acetyltransferase — protein MNSKGFSISTNKKYLDIDLIHDFLNQEAYWSKGIPKETVMKSIENTTLCFGVYKGEIGNEGSEQVGFARVITDLVTHAYLCDVFILPDYRKLGLSKWLMDVITNHSELEGVRRFMLATNDAHSLYKKYGFNQIDNPELFMQKVRKSPF, from the coding sequence ATGAATAGTAAAGGATTTTCGATTTCTACTAATAAAAAGTATTTGGATATAGATTTAATACATGATTTTTTGAATCAAGAAGCTTACTGGTCAAAGGGAATACCTAAGGAAACAGTAATGAAGTCAATTGAAAATACAACCTTATGTTTTGGGGTTTATAAGGGTGAAATAGGTAATGAAGGTAGTGAACAAGTTGGATTTGCAAGGGTCATAACAGATTTAGTAACACATGCATACCTTTGCGATGTGTTTATATTACCTGACTATCGTAAATTAGGATTATCAAAATGGTTAATGGATGTCATCACCAATCATTCCGAGCTGGAGGGGGTCCGCAGGTTTATGTTAGCTACTAATGATGCACATTCATTATATAAAAAATACGGTTTTAATCAGATCGATAATCCAGAGCTATTTATGCAAAAAGTCCGTAAATCTCCATTTTAA
- a CDS encoding small acid-soluble spore protein H, which produces MDAQRAEKIASSPNMVNVTYNEESIYIEHVDEQNGIATIHPLDDPNKKQSVSVTSLKEQ; this is translated from the coding sequence ATGGACGCACAACGAGCAGAAAAAATTGCTTCTTCACCAAATATGGTTAATGTAACCTATAATGAGGAAAGTATCTACATTGAGCATGTGGATGAACAAAATGGAATAGCTACAATCCATCCCCTTGATGATCCAAATAAAAAACAAAGTGTTTCTGTAACCAGCTTAAAAGAACAGTAA
- a CDS encoding DUF3189 family protein, which produces MMYIYNDYGGTHTTSLAAAYHLKQLPQSERKLTSKEILNVKYFNKLTKEDAGKLIFRGIDEEGNSVYTIGHKRDKLVVPALKELTLLLEEKFHFNEVIVFSNTSPTVPIAMSIGGYLSRALKIDFIGVPLLLIGAKQCCDNIFRLVENTKQIGKAANGEKVIILENEIYK; this is translated from the coding sequence ATGATGTATATCTATAATGATTATGGGGGAACACATACCACGTCTTTGGCTGCCGCATATCATTTAAAACAATTACCTCAATCGGAAAGAAAATTAACCTCGAAAGAAATATTAAATGTGAAATATTTCAATAAATTAACGAAAGAAGATGCTGGAAAGCTAATTTTTCGCGGAATCGATGAAGAGGGCAACTCCGTTTATACAATTGGGCATAAAAGAGACAAACTTGTGGTTCCAGCATTAAAAGAATTGACTTTACTACTAGAAGAAAAATTTCATTTTAACGAAGTAATAGTATTCTCCAATACTTCACCAACTGTACCTATTGCTATGTCTATAGGGGGATATTTATCAAGAGCATTAAAAATTGATTTTATAGGTGTACCATTATTGCTTATAGGTGCCAAACAATGCTGTGATAATATTTTTCGGCTGGTTGAAAATACGAAACAAATCGGGAAAGCAGCGAATGGGGAAAAAGTGATTATATTGGAAAATGAAATATATAAGTAA
- a CDS encoding D-alanyl-D-alanine carboxypeptidase family protein — protein MKKFFFIFILALIPFASTTVSAESDLPLNSEAGIIIDAKSGNVLYEKNMNKRMYPASLTKVATAIYAIEHGDQDELVTISKKAAEADGSSVFVEPGEEIELSKLIAGMLINSGNDAAIAIAEHMSGSEKLFMEDLNEFLRKEVNVTDTHFTNPHGLFDKDHVTTASDLAKITQYAMKNETFREYFGKKELPWEVETWDTTLVTHHKMLKGELPYKGITGGKTGFVSKSGYTLISTATRGEQDLIAVTLKAPSDKVAYSDTELLFNYGFENFKSGKIDKNSILYSADYSNSYKLNEDLYFTHLMNDQPSLKTSNDGILSIMNQQGEAIDSFDLKMIADVRNTVLPAPIKKETLDDNKLMNFLYHR, from the coding sequence ATGAAAAAGTTTTTCTTCATCTTCATCTTGGCTTTAATCCCCTTCGCCTCTACGACTGTAAGTGCAGAATCTGACTTACCTCTCAATAGTGAAGCAGGGATCATTATTGATGCGAAAAGTGGGAATGTATTATACGAAAAAAATATGAATAAAAGGATGTATCCAGCCAGTCTAACGAAAGTTGCCACGGCTATATATGCTATAGAACACGGGGATCAGGACGAACTGGTGACGATAAGCAAAAAAGCAGCGGAGGCAGACGGTTCTTCGGTATTTGTGGAACCTGGGGAGGAAATCGAGCTTTCCAAATTAATTGCAGGAATGCTGATCAACTCCGGAAATGATGCAGCCATCGCAATTGCCGAGCATATGTCTGGTAGTGAAAAACTGTTCATGGAAGATTTGAATGAGTTTTTAAGAAAAGAAGTAAACGTCACAGATACTCATTTTACGAACCCCCATGGATTATTTGACAAAGACCATGTAACAACAGCCAGTGACCTTGCGAAAATTACCCAATATGCAATGAAAAATGAAACGTTCCGTGAGTATTTTGGGAAGAAGGAATTACCATGGGAAGTGGAAACATGGGACACCACTCTAGTTACCCATCATAAAATGTTAAAAGGCGAACTCCCCTATAAAGGAATAACCGGCGGGAAAACCGGTTTCGTCAGTAAATCCGGTTACACCCTGATTTCTACTGCCACTAGGGGAGAGCAGGACTTGATTGCCGTCACTCTGAAAGCTCCTTCAGACAAGGTTGCCTACTCTGATACTGAGCTTTTATTCAACTATGGCTTTGAAAACTTTAAATCAGGCAAAATTGATAAAAATAGCATACTTTATTCAGCGGACTACTCTAATTCCTACAAGCTGAACGAAGACTTATACTTTACTCATTTAATGAATGATCAACCAAGTCTAAAAACGAGTAATGATGGAATTCTCTCAATCATGAACCAACAAGGGGAAGCAATAGATTCCTTTGACCTTAAAATGATAGCTGATGTCAGAAACACAGTATTGCCTGCCCCGATTAAGAAAGAAACACTCGATGATAATAAGCTAATGAATTTTCTTTACCATCGGTAG
- a CDS encoding acyltransferase family protein, with protein MKRDPYFDNAKAILIVLVVLGHTLARMVEENEWILTIYLFVFSFHMPAFILVSGYFSRKIKSKKDLWMLIKKILIPYVIFQVIYTFYYQKLFDEPIEFSILTPRWALWFLISLFCWNILLSIFTSRKYGIVFSIIVSLIIGYIGEVNEWLSLSRTFFFFPFFLIGHFLEKEHFEWVKKQRNALIGWCVLGLIFAGIYFFGEMTWREWFYGRLGYKELMEGSIALGFVYKLIVYLIMGAATYSFLCIVPRKQTFFTEIGSITLVIYLFHMFILEYVYNSFIYDWIKESGQYYVLLAISVTIIFILSRKPIVKVECMLIGMKMKT; from the coding sequence ATGAAACGTGATCCTTATTTTGATAATGCGAAAGCTATTTTAATCGTACTAGTGGTTTTGGGACACACATTAGCTCGAATGGTAGAAGAAAACGAATGGATTTTAACTATTTATTTGTTTGTTTTTTCATTCCATATGCCAGCTTTTATTTTAGTATCCGGCTATTTTTCAAGAAAGATAAAAAGTAAAAAGGACCTTTGGATGCTAATAAAGAAAATATTGATTCCCTATGTAATATTCCAGGTAATTTATACCTTCTATTATCAGAAGTTATTTGATGAACCAATTGAATTCTCAATATTGACCCCAAGGTGGGCCTTATGGTTCTTAATAAGCTTATTCTGTTGGAATATATTATTATCAATATTTACCTCGAGGAAATATGGAATCGTTTTTTCGATAATCGTATCTCTAATAATTGGTTACATTGGTGAAGTAAATGAATGGTTAAGTTTGTCGAGAACGTTCTTTTTCTTTCCTTTCTTTTTAATTGGACATTTTTTAGAAAAAGAACATTTTGAATGGGTTAAAAAGCAAAGGAATGCCCTAATCGGCTGGTGTGTACTAGGGTTAATCTTTGCCGGCATTTATTTCTTTGGTGAAATGACCTGGAGGGAATGGTTTTATGGCCGTTTAGGTTATAAGGAATTAATGGAAGGTTCCATTGCCCTCGGTTTTGTATATAAGCTGATCGTTTATTTAATCATGGGGGCGGCAACTTATAGTTTTCTTTGTATAGTTCCTAGAAAGCAGACATTTTTTACTGAAATAGGATCCATTACATTAGTTATTTATCTTTTTCATATGTTTATTCTGGAATATGTTTATAACTCATTTATTTATGATTGGATCAAAGAAAGTGGCCAATATTATGTTTTATTAGCCATATCAGTAACGATTATATTTATATTATCAAGAAAGCCGATTGTAAAAGTGGAATGTATGTTAATAGGAATGAAAATGAAAACATAA
- a CDS encoding thiol-disulfide oxidoreductase DCC family protein produces the protein MNPVILFDGECNFCDSSVQFIIKRDPQGLFHYASLQSEAGQELLKKYDVPADIDSMVLIERDKAYYKSSAALRICRRLQGTWKLLYGFIIVPSFIRNFVYDYIARNRYKWFGKKEESCMLPSPSVRKRFL, from the coding sequence ATGAATCCGGTCATTTTATTTGATGGTGAATGCAACTTTTGCGATTCGAGTGTCCAGTTCATCATAAAGCGGGATCCGCAGGGGCTTTTTCATTACGCTTCGCTTCAAAGTGAGGCGGGACAAGAGTTGCTGAAGAAGTATGATGTTCCTGCAGATATAGATAGCATGGTGCTGATCGAAAGGGATAAGGCCTACTATAAATCATCTGCAGCCTTGAGGATTTGCCGCCGCTTGCAAGGGACGTGGAAATTGCTTTACGGTTTCATCATCGTTCCAAGCTTCATCAGGAACTTCGTGTATGATTACATTGCCAGGAACCGTTACAAATGGTTCGGAAAGAAAGAAGAAAGCTGTATGCTGCCGTCGCCAAGTGTTCGAAAGCGATTTTTATAA